A stretch of the Epinephelus fuscoguttatus linkage group LG2, E.fuscoguttatus.final_Chr_v1 genome encodes the following:
- the ube2q1 gene encoding ubiquitin-conjugating enzyme E2 Q1: MSVSGLKAELKFLESIFDPNHERFRIIDWKPDELSCQFNVTGEKLLIIHCNITESYPSTPPIWFVDSDDPSLAQVLERLEDVRKGSTLLLQQLKKLICDLCRLYNLPQHPDVEMLDQPLPAGPVGQDRKHGTEEVTSEEEEEEEMGEDIEDLDHYEMKEEEPVDGKKSEDDGIEKENLAILEKIRKNQRQDHLNGAVSGSVQASDRLMKELREIYRSQSYKTGIYSVELVNDSLYEWHVKLRTVDPDSPLHSDLQVLKEKEGMDYILLNFSYKDNFPFDPPFVRVVSPVLSGGYVLGGGALCMELLTKQGWSSAYSIESVIMQINATLVKGKARVQFGANKNQYNLARAQQSYKSLVQIHEKNGWYTPPKEDG, encoded by the exons ATGTCGGTGTCGGGGCTGAAGGCCGAACTGAAGTTTTTGGAGTCCATTTTTGATCCAAACCACGAACGCTTTAGGATCATTGACTGGAAGCCTGACGAGCTGAGCTGCCAGTTTAATGTAACTGGGGAAAAGCTGTTAATTATCCACTGCAATATAACG GAATCTTATCCATCTACGCCGCCAAtatggtttgtggactctgaTGACCCGAGCTTGGCGCAAGTTTTGGAGAGGTTGGAAGATGTGAGAAAAGGCAGCACCCTG CTTTTGCAGCAGCTGAAGAAACTCATTTGTGACCTTTGTCGGCTGTACAACCTTCCCCAACATCCAGATGTGGAGATGCTGGACCAGCCCCTTCCTGCAGGCCCCGTGGGACAAGACCGAAAG caTGGGACAGAGGAGGTCACatctgaagaagaagaggaggaggagatgggagAG GACATAGAGGATCTGGACCACTATGAAATGAAAGAGGAGGAGCCTGTAGATGGTAAGAAATCTGAGGATGATGGCATCGAGAAGGAGAATCTGGCCATCCTGGAGAAGATCCGAAAGAATCAGAGGCAGGACCACTTAAAT GGAGCTGTGTCTGGTTCAGTGCAAGCCTCTGACCGCCTGATGAAGGAGCTTAGAGAGATCTACAGGTCTCAGAGTTACAAGACAG GCATCTATTCAGTCGAGCTTGTTAACGACAGCCTGTATGAGTGGCACGTTAAATTAAGGAC GGTGGATCCAGATAGCCCCTTACACAGTGATCTACAAGTCCTAAAGGAAAAGGAAGGAATGGACTACATTTTACTAAACTTCTCATATAAA GATAATTTCCCCTTTGATCCACCGTTTGTGCGGGTGGTTTCGCCTGTGCTTTCTGGAGG TTACGTCCTTGGTGGAGGTGCCCTGTGCATGGAGCTTCTCACCAAACAG GGTTGGAGCAGTGCCTATTCCATTGAGTCTGTCATCATGCAGATCAATGCTACTTTAGTCAAAGGAAAAGCCAGAGTGCAGTTTGGAGCCAATAAA AACCAGTACAATCTTGCCAGAGCACAGCAGTCCTACAAATCCCTGGTTCAGATCCACGAAAAGAACG gCTGGTACACACCCCCGAAGGAGGACGGCTAA